The Dermochelys coriacea isolate rDerCor1 chromosome 7, rDerCor1.pri.v4, whole genome shotgun sequence genome window below encodes:
- the LOC119859023 gene encoding predicted GPI-anchored protein 58, producing MLIAENLESLCDMKKTLEFSLTTAHMFANTDVYRILTTKISAELSTKTEGETHVRCLLLHAGREGSGSPSAEVPGALPSPPLPSSPRGAPPVIKTRGAPLLVAEKCTSGPRLPPAPPASPEAATSPNRAGQRLEAPQPSRRPLHPPELPGLQPPARPPARHSPLPRLSPVSSPPLPGCPRFPARQLGAVGPPGPQSQPAPAGPTPPPPARPQQRLRAQPALRSQAAAAGRGLPSGRYPAAPLPGLGQGAEV from the exons ATGTTAATTGCTGAAAACTTGGAATCATTATGTGACATGAAGAAAACACTGGAGTTTTCTCTAACTACTGCCCACATGTTTGCCAATACAGATGTTTACCGGATCTTGACAACCAAAATCTCAGCTGAACTGAGCACAAAAACTGAAGGAGAAACACACG TACGATGCCTGCTCTTGCACGCCGGACGGGAGGGCAGCGGCAGCCCTTCCGCAGAAGTTCCCggcgccctcccctcccctcccctcccctcctctcctcgtGGGGCGCCTCCCGTGATCAAAACTCGGGGCGCTCCGCTGCTGGTCGCCGAGAAATGCACGTCGGGTCCCcgcctcccccctgccccgcccgcaAGCCCTGAGGCTGCAACTTCTCCAAACCGAGCCGGCCAGAGACTTGAGGCGCCGCAACCCTCCCGCCGCCCGCTGCACCCTCCCGAGCTCCCCGGGCTGcagccgcccgcccgcccgcccgcccggcaCTCACCGCTTCCCCGCCTCTCGCCGGTCTCCTCGCCACCCTTGCCCGGCTGCCCTCGGTTTCCAGCCCGGCAGCTGGGTGCGGTGGGTCCGCCCGGTCCGCAGAGCCAGCCCGCTCCGGCCGGCCCGACACCGCCGCCGCCCGCCCGTCCCCAGCAGCGGCTGCGAGCCCAGCCGGCGCTGAGGAGCCAGGCGGCGGCGGCAGGCAGGGGCTTGCCAAGCGGGCGCTACCCCGCCGCGCCCCTTCCCGGGCTAGGCCAGGGGGCGGAAGTTTGA